From the genome of Papaver somniferum cultivar HN1 chromosome 2, ASM357369v1, whole genome shotgun sequence, one region includes:
- the LOC113353667 gene encoding uncharacterized protein At4g15970-like, translated as MGKTSEACMVPINVLGRVLMLGMLFALVAVPCFIFYKDAYPLQCLHISSQNDISDSPPLILNDEQVKLERLLKTAAMKDKTVILTTLNEAWAAPNSILDLFLESFKIGENTKNLLNHLVIIAMDQRAYQRCLEVHPHCYALKVEGVDFTVEAYFMKGNYLKMVWSKIDIQRSVLQMGYNFLFMDADIMLFRNPFTRFYKDTDFQISCDNYLLNNSYDLNNNPNSGFIYAKSNHRTIQFYKFWYDSRISYPNQHDQAVLTTIKSGPFIREIALTIRFLNTNYFGGFCEPSKDLNQVCTMHANCCVGVDAKIHDLGVLLDDWRNYKSLSPSVPSSWKGTWNAPQNCSVRVDHHYRPKKVMHEEKKD; from the exons ATGGGAAAGACTTCAGAAGCCTGCATGGTGCCTATTAACGTATTGGGCCGAGTTCTGATGCTAGGGATGTTGTTCGCGCTCGTGGCAGTCCCTTGCTTTATCTTCTACAAAGATGCATATCCATTACAGTGTCTTCATATCTCGTCTCAAAACGATATTAGTGATTCCCCTCCATTAATATTA AACGATGAGCAAGTGAAACTGGAGAGACTACTGAAGACAGCAGCTATGAAGGACAAGACTGTTATCTTAACAACATTGAATGAAGCATGGGCAGCTCCAAACTCAATATTGGATTTGTTTCTTGAGAGCTTTAAAATAGgagaaaacaccaaaaatcttttgaatCATTTGGTGATCATTGCAATGGACCAGAGAGCATACCAGCGTTGTTTAGAAGTGCATCCTCATTGCTATGCTTTGAAAGTTGAAGGAGTCGATTTCACGGTGGAAGCATATTTTATGAAAGGGAATTACTTGAAGATGGTGTGGAGTAAAATTGATATCCAGAGAAGTGTTCTTCAAATGGGTTACAACTTCCTTTTCATG GATGCTGATATAATGTTGTTTCGAAATCCATTTACCAGGTTTTACAAGGACACCGATTTCCAAATATCTTGCGATAATTATCTCTTAAACAACTCTTATGACTTGAATAACAATCCGAATTCAGGCTTTATATATGCTAAATCTAACCATAGAACAATACAGTTCTACAAGTTTTGGTATGACTCAAGAATTAGTTATCCTAATCAGCATGACCAAGCTGTACTTACGACAATAAAATCTGGACCATTTATAAGAGAAATTGCATTGACGATTAGGTTTCTTAATACAAATTACTTTGGTGGGTTTTGTGAACCAAGTAAAGATTTGAACCAAGTTTGCACAATGCATGCAAATTGTTGTGTGGGTGTGGATGCCAAAATCCATGACTTAGGTGTCCTGCTTGATGATTGGAGAAACTACAAGTCTTTATCACCAAGTGTTCCGAGTTCATGGAAGGGAACATGGAATGCACCACAAAATTGCAG TGTAAGGGTCGACCACCATTATAGACCAAAAAAAGTGATGCACGAAGAAAAGAAAGATTAA